Below is a genomic region from Granulicella sibirica.
GGATTGGCAAGAGTCTGATTCCCGCGTACCAGCGATCGCTGCCAGCAAGCGATGAGACGAAGATAGAGTTTCGCTTTCAATTGATCGACGATCATGGTTCGTTCTCAGGTATCACACTCCCAAGCGGAGTGATCCTCATTCAGAGGACGGCAGTCGAACGGCTGACAGACGACTCGCAGCTTGCGGCAGTGATCGCCGACTACATGGCTGGAGCCATTGAGAAGGGCGAGTTCCGCTTTGCGCCTGCGAAGCAGAAGTTGCTCGCCGCAGATGCAGTGGGTGCCGGGGCCGGACTCCTCATCCCTGGGTTCTCGCTGGCAACGACCCTTACTACCGCACAAGTTGGAGCCCATCTTCTGCTTCTTCAGCAGAGACAAAGGAGCCGGGTAAGTTTGTTCCTGATGGAGGACGCCGGTTACGACAAGAGCCAGGCTCCAATCGCCTGGTGGCTCCTTGCGTCAAAAAAGACGAAGCCAATTGACGAAATCAACGTACCGGAGCGGTCCAAGACACTGTACGAGGCGCTGGGAACGACCTTTCATCCACAGACGTAGGAGGGACGATTAGTTGGAGTAAGTAACGTATATCCGCGTCCACCATAAGCAACTCGGTCTAAACCCGCGACGTCGTTACCTATCAAGATGTCTTACTCCCCCGCCGTGTTTTCCTTCGTCTCCCGAATCTTAATATTCCGGAACCAAACCGGAAACCCATGGTCCTGCAGCAGGAGGTATCCACTCGCCGACTGACCGTAGCTCGGGAAAACGTGGTATTTGCTCTCCGCAAGGATCGCCTTGAACTCCGGCGAGTCGCGGTCGTACTCCAGCACCTTCGCCCCGTTCAGCCAGTGCTCGCCATGCTTCCCGCGCACCACGATCCGGGCCGTGTTCCACTCGCCGACAGGCTTGATCGGCTTGTCGGCAGCGGCCGGAATCATGTCATACAGCGAAGCAACGGTGCGGTCACCATTCTTGCCTCGCTTCGCATCCGGGTGCAGCGCGTCGTCCAGTATCTGGTACTCGAACCCAATGGGGGAGCCGTGGCCATTCTTCCACGGCATCAGGTCCAGGTCGACGAAGTACATGATCCCCGAGTTCGCTCCCGGAGACGTCTTGAAATCCACCGACAACTCAAAGTCCGAGTAGACCCGCGTCGTCACAATGTCGCCGCCGTTGCCCGACTCTTCCCCACCCGTCTCCGTCACCGTGATGGTGCCGTCCTTCACCGCCCAACCGGTTGTCGGAAAGCCACCCCCACGCGCACTCCTCCAGCCGTCGGTCGTCTTTCCGTCGAAGAGCAGTCGCCAGCCATCAGCCTTTTCCTTCGGCGTGAGCGTGTTCGCCGTCTGTGCGGAAGCGAAAGACACGAAGAGAGAGAAACCCAGGGCAGCGAGAACAAAGGCCTTTTTCATACGCAACAGCATAGCTGTTCTTCGTTGTGCGCAGAACCTTGCTCCGCAAATCGCCTTCGGCCTACTCTTCGGCCCTACCCAAATCCTGCCCCTCAAGCGCCGCGCCCATCACGACATCCTTACCAATCCACCGCCGGTACATCCCCTCCAGATCTTCGCTATTCCCCCGCGAAAGAACCATCTCCCGCAGTCTCTGCCCGTTCTCCCGCGTCAAGCCGCCATGCTCCTCGAACCACTGAAACGCATTCATCTCAAGCGACTCGCTCCACAGATACGCATAGTACCCAGCCGCATAGCCCCCACCCCATATATGCGCGAAGTAGCTCGACCGATACCGCGGCGGAATCTCCTTCAGCGCCAGCGTCTTCTTCTCGAGCGCCATCCGCTCAAATCCACCCGGATCCTCGACCCCAACCCCCGCCGCCAGCGTGTGCCACTGCATGTCGAGCTGCGCCGCCGCCAGCACTTCGGTCTGCTGATACCCTTTGTTGAAAGCTTCCGCCTCCCGGAGCTTCCGCGCCATCTCTTCCGGCATCGCCGCGCCCGTCTCGTAGTGTCGCGCATAGTTCGCGAACACCTCCGGATACAGCGCCCAATGCTCGTTGAACTGAGAAGGAAACTCGACGAAGTCCCGAGGCACCGACGTCCCCGCCAGACTCGGATACATTACGTTCGACAGAATCCCATGCAGCCCGTGCCCGAACTCATGGAACATCGTGATCACATCATCGAAGCTGATCAGCCCGGGATCTCCCGGAGCAGGTTTCGGATAGTTGCAGACGTTATAGACCACCGGAATCGTCCCAAGCAGCTTCGACTGCCCGACGAACTCGCTCATCCATGCCCCGCCCCGCTTGTTATCCCGCTTGAAGAAGTCGACGTAGAACAGCGCCAGCGTCTTGCCCGCGTCGTCGAAAACCTCAAACACCCGCATATCCGGGTGATACAAAGGGAGGTCCTTCCGCTCCTCGAAGCGAAGCCCGTAGAGCCCCGAAGCCGCGAAGAACACCCCATCCTCGAGCACGCGGTACGCCTCGAAATAAGGCTTCACCTCCGCCTCATCGAGATCGAAGCGGGCCTTCCTCACCTGCTCGGCATAGAACTCCCAATCCCAGGGCTCAAGCTCAAATCCACCACCCTGCGCATCGATCAGAGCTTGAATCTCCGCCGCCTCGCTCCGTGCCTTCCCGGTCGCCTCGGCCACAAGTCCGTCCAGGAATTTGCCCGCCGCCCCCGGGGCCTTGGCCATCTGGTTCTCAAGCTTCCACTCCGCGTAGCTCGCCTTGCCAAGCAATGCCGCCTTCTCCGCTCGCAGCGCCGCCAGCCGGGTCACGATCGCTCGCGTGTCCGTCTCACCACCCCGCTCCGTCCGGTTCCACGCCTGCTCGAAGACTGCCCGCCGCGTCTCCCGGTTCGTCAGGTCCGCAAGAACCGGCTGCTGCGTCGTGTTGTGCAGCACAAGCACATACCCCTCGACCCCACGTTCCTTCGCAACCTCGGCGGCTCTGGCGATCTGTGCCTCACTCAACCCCGCCAGCACCTCGCGATTGAGCGTATGGAACGCACCTTCTTTATTCGCCGCCAGAAGCTTCGTCGCAAATGCATTCTGCAGCGTCGACTCCTCCTCATTCAGCTTCGTGATCCGAGCCTTCTGGTCGTCCGTCAACTTCGCGCCAGCATGAACGAAGTCCTCATGCGTCACCTCCAGCAGGCGCAGCGATTCTGCATCCAGCCCAAGCGACGCCCGCTGCGCAAACACCGCATCCACACGCGCAAACAGCTTCGCATCGAGATAAATGGCATCCCCATGCGCCGCCAGCTTCGGAGCGATCTCTTCCTGCACGGCTTGAATCAGGTCGTTGGTATTCGCCCCGGCAACCGCGCCAAACACCGACATCACCCGGGCAAACAGTCGCCCGGTCCGCTCCATCGCAACAATCGTATTCTCGAACGTAGGCGAATCGGAGCTTTCGGAGATAGCCCGAATCTCTCGCCTCTGCTCCTCCATCCCAGCCTCGATCGCCGGGAGGTAGTCCTCGTCCTTGATCCGGTCGAAGGCCGGAGCCTGAAACGGCAGCGCACTCGGCGCGGAAAACGGGTTACTCGGTTCAAACTCCACACTCTGCATCGCGCCCAAATCTCCCATCATCACCAGGTACCCTCTTCGCAAACCTCTCAGCAGACGCGATATTCAAGACTAAGCCCTTCCAGCCTCGGTAAAACCGAACATTGGTAACCGGACGAACGAGTCTGCCCGAACGCCCGCAGCATCAACGCCGCAGAAGCCAAACGCGCGTTATCCTAGAAGCCTGTGGCCATCTCCGCGACAACCGATCAGATCCTCGCGAAGCCGCACACCCTCGCAGCGGACTACGTTGCCCTGCTGAAGCCGCGCGTATCCACAATGGTCGTCATCACCGCCGGAGCCGGTTTCTACCTCGGCAGCCTCCGCAGCGGTATTTCGCCCTTCCACGCAGGCCTCATCCAGGCTCTCGCCGGTATCGCGATCGTCACCGCCGGCTCGAGCATCCTCAACCAGGCCCTCGAGCGCCGCACCGACGGCCTCATGCGCCGCACCGCCGACCGCCCCATGGCCGCCGGACGCATCGGCCTCGCCCACGGACTCATCCTCGGCTTCCTCGCCGTCTTCCTCGGCTCCCTCTATCTCGCCCTCGAAACCAACCCCATCACCGGCATGCTGACGCTCCTCACGGCCATCAGCTACGTCGCCATCTACACCCCCCTCAAGCGCGTGACGGTCATCAACACCTTCATCGGAGCCTTCCCCGGAGCCCTCCCACCCCTCATCGGCTGGACCGCCGTCCGCGGCGTCATCGAGTGGCCCGCCGTCGCCCTTTTCGCCATCCTCTTCGTCTGGCAGTTCCCCCACTTCATGGCCATCGGCTGGATGTACCGCGACGACTACCGATCCGCCGGCGTCCGCCTCACTCCCACCCTGCCCAACATTCGATGGGCCGCCCGCTCCACCGTCATCCAGGCCCTCTTCTACGCCGTCATCATGATCCCCGTTTCCCTCTGGCCCACCGCCCTGGGCATCACCGGCATCCCCTACGCCATCGCCGCGACCATCCTCTCCATCGGCTACCTCGTCTACACCGTTCGCTTTGCCCGTATCACCCGCAGCCCCGAGCTTCCCTCCTCGCGCGTCCCTGCCCGCGAACTCCTCCGCTTCTCCGTCATCTATTTACCCCTGCTCCTGGCCGCCATGATGCTCAACGCCCAGGGCCGCCTGCTGTTTTAGAGAACCACGCCAGAAAGATCTCATGCCCACCCAAAGCCTCCCCATCACGCCTTCCCGCACCCCTCTCTCGATCGTCGTCGGGATCGTCGGCGTAAGCGCGATCGCAAGCCTTTTCCTCGCCTGGCTCGTCTACTACCACCAGCCGTCCGACGTCGCCGGAACCCAGCTTGCCTTCCTTCCCGCGCTCAACGCCGTCCTCAACACCTGCTGCACCGTGGCCCTGCTCTTCGGCCTGTCCTTCATCCGCCGCCGCGCCATCACCCTGCACCGCAACAGCATGTTCGTGGCATTCGTCTTCTCGTCCCTCTTCCTCGTCTCCTACATCACCAACCACGCCCTGCACGGCGACGCCCACTTCCACGGCACCGGCCCCATCCGCCCCTTCTACTTCGCCCTCCTCATATCGCATATCCTCCTGTCCGTCATCGCTCTCCCGATGATCCTCATCACCTTCTTCTTCTCGCTGACAGGTCGTTTCCCACTGCATAGAAAAATCGCCCGCTACACCTACCCCATCTGGCTCTATGTCTCCGTCACCGGTGTCATCGTGTATGCCATGCTCGCGAGCTACCGATAGATGCCGTTACGCTCCGACACCCGCATCCTCCTCCGTACCGGCCTCTGGATCTTCGGCACCGGAGTCGTCTCCGCCGCGCTGATGCTCTTCGCCTTCGGAGGCGTCACCCGTCAGGGCCCGCATACGAATCCCGGCTGGCTCTGCCTGATGGTCGCGATGGGCTGTCTTCCCACCGGTACCCTCACCCTCGCCCTGGCAGCACTGAAGTTCGTCGGCGACCGCCACCGCGAAGACTAAGTTAGTAGATCTGATACCGCCTCGTCTGCGGAGTGGCAATCAACTTGGCCGTGTTGAAGCCTTCCGCCAAAGCCTTCCCCTCGATATTCGCCAGCAAACCGGTATCCATGGTCCCCGCCCGCGCCAGAACCCAAAGCTCCTTGTGATTCGGGCTCCCCACCAGCGCCCAGTCATAGTTCGGATCCACCGCAAGCACCCAATACTTCCGCGAGAAAGGCCAAAGAGTCGTCACTTTCAACTTGCCGCTTCCCGTCTTCTCTGCGGGCTTGCCACTCTCGTTCCGCACCTGCGTGAAGCCCTTCTTTGTCTGGCACGCAATCACAAACTGGAGGCTGTCTTTCTTGTCCCCAAGCGCAACCAGCACCACCGAGTCGTGGTCGCACACCTTGTCCCGCTTGGTTTGAAGACGCGCAATCTCGTACCAGTTCCCCGTGAACTTGGTCAGGTCCAGCATGGGCACAGCCGTCACGGTCTGACCATGCGATACCTGCCCCAAGGCCAGCAATACTATCAAGCCCAACATCGTCCCGAGCCGCGTCGACATCCGCACCACCCTCCGCTTCACCATTCGATGCACCCAGCACCGCATCCTCTGCCCCAAAAGAAAATGGCTCCCCGGAAGCCACTCCCGGGGAGCCAGAATGCCTGACCGTTACTGATCGTGTTTCCTGCTGAATGCCCGTGAGATGTCGTTATCGAACTCACGCAGCGCATAGCTCGCGGCATCGATCCCCAGGTTGAGCGCATACTGCTGGAGAACACTGCCCGCGTCCCTCTGGCTCACCGGGTAATAACGTGAGGACACCCCCGCCGCTAGTCCCGCGCCAAGAAGTTCGCTCAGGTTGACCGTTTCTTTGCCGGAGTCCGCGCGCGTGATAAAGATCCGCGTCAAGGAGTACTCGAGGCGCTTCTTCTTTCCGCCCGTGCCGAGTGTGTAGTACCGCGTGTCCTCGTGGGTCAGAGCCGGCACGAGGAACTCGACCGACATATTCTCAATCGACTGATCGGCAAGCGAGTGCCAGAAGTAGCGGCCATAAGCAACCGCGCCACCGTGGAACTCTGGCGTGGCGGCCCGGGCATCGTTATATCCCGCAAGAAGCGCTGCCAGCGCAAACGCCGACGGATCAATCGTGTCAGACGCCGCGGTTGTGAACTTATTACGAATCGTCTGTGGAGGAAGCTGAGCCCCAACTCCCACCGAGCGATAGTTCGGAATGATCCCAAGAACACGCTTCGAAGGCGTGTTTGAGACCGGCGGAGCCGTTGCGCCTTGGCCCGTCGGCCCCTGATCGATCAGCCCCGCATCCGGCGAGTCGGGAAGGCTCGAACTAACGTCGTTGGTCGCAACCAGCGTTTCGCTTTCGCCCTTGGCCCCGGTTTGAGCGCCTGCACACGCGCCGAGTGAAGTCAACATCAGCCCGATCGCCAGCAGACTGGAGAACCGGGGCACACGGGGAACGCTGAAATCTGAAGAAGTGGTCATAAGTATTTTCTGTTTTCCTTCCGATTGGACGCAGCAAAGCCCGCCTTCGACGCAGAACGTTCTCTATTCTGCACCTGCATTGCAAACGCAGGACTACTTTTGCATCTTTCAGACAAGAAAACGTTTCGCTCGCAGCATTGGATGTAGTGTGCGGGAAGCTGCCGGTTCGTTACACATTTCCGTTCTGCTGATCAGCAGATAATCTAACGCCAACGATGAAACCCAATCGCCTCGCCCTCAGCGTCCTCCTGATCCTATCCCTCGCCGCAACCAAAGCCCACTCGCAGGCGCCGCCCGACAGCCATCTCCTTTTCCAGACCGATCACCCCTGGTCTCCCCGCACGAACATCAACGCCGACACCGTCATGGTCTACGGCATCGATGACACCACAGCCTCCCGCATCAAGTCCTGGCGAGACCACGGCTATCACGTCACCGTTATGACCGGCGTCGCCTGGGGTCGCTACGCCCCCTATCTGCGCGGCGACTTCGACGGCAAGGAGCACTGGAACGAGACCCAGCAGGAGAAGTCCGGCAAGCTCATCCTCCACAGCGGCCGCGAAGTTCCCTACATCTCCCCGACGATCTCCTACGGAAACTACCTGGCAAAGGGAGTGGAAGCCGCCCTCGACGCCGGGGCCGAGGCCATCTATCTTGAGGAACCCGAGTTCTGGGCCCGCGCCGGCTGGAGCGACGCCTTCAAGAACGAGTGGCAGCGGTATTACCACGAACCCTGGCAAGCTCCCGACGCCTCCGCGGACGCACAGTACCGCGCCTCCAAACTTAAATACTTCCTCTACCAGCGAGCCCTCGCCCAGGTCTTCGCCTCCGTCAGGATCTACGCCGCAGCCAATCACCGCCGCATTCACTGCTACGTCGCCACCCACTCCCTCATCAACTACGCCCAGTGGCAGATCGTCAGCCCCGAGTCTTCCCTCCTCAACGTTGGTGCCGACGGCTACATCGCCCAGGTTTGGACCGGAACCTCCCGCGCCGTCAACACTTACCAGGGCGTCACGAAAGAGCGCACCTTCGAAACCGCCTTTCTCGAATACGGCGCATTGCAGAACATCGCTCGCTCTTCCGGCAAGCCAATCTGGTACCTCAACGATCCTATCGAGGACAATCCCAACCACTCCTGGGTCGACTATCGACGCAACTGGGAGAGCACCCTCACCGCCTCTCTGCTCCAACCCGTCGTCTCACGCTACGAGGTTCTCCCCTGGCCCGACCGCATCTTTGGCCCCAAGGGCTTCCACCTCATGTCCGACGACGCCACCGAAAAGTCCCTCATCCCCAGGTCCTACGAAACCGAACTTCAGACCGTATTCCACGCCCTCGGCCACATGGACCAGCCCGCAGACGCCATCCACTGGGAGTCCGCCGGAACCCAGGGAATCGGCATCCTCGTCTCCGACACCCTCATGTTCCAGCGTGCCGCCCCCACTCCATCCGACGAGAACCTCGGAAACTTCTACGGCCTCGCTCTCCCTCTGATCATGCGCGGTATGCCTGTGGAGCCCGTGCAGATAGAAAGCGCTACATCAACAACATCCAGCAACTTTCTCAAGCCATACAAGATCCTTCTCCTCACCTACGAGGGCCAGAAGCCGCCAACTCCCGCCTTCCACACTGCTCTGGCCGCATGGGTCCGAGCCGGAGGAGCCCTCATCGTCCTCGACGACGACAAGGATCCCTATAACCTCGCCCATGATTGGTGGAACGCTGCCCCCAACCACTTCGCCACTCCGCGCGAGCATCTTTTCCGAACCCTGGGCCTGAGCCCCAACGCCGAGGGCCTTCACCGCGCAGGCAAAGGTTACGTCCTCTTCTCCGCCCAGAGCCCCACCGCTCTCGCACACTCTCCCTCCGGCCCTGGGACCATCAACATCCTCCTCCAGCAGGCCGCCAAACCCATCCACCTCACCCTGAAGCAAACCAACGCTCTCGTCCTGCGCCGAGGCCCCTACGTCATCGCCGCCGGCCTCGAAGACGAAGCCGTCACCCCAGTCACCGTAACCGGCAACCTCATCAACCTCTTCGACCCCAATCTCGCCGAGTCCCCCTCGCTGTCCATACATCCCGGAACCCGCGCCCTCCTCCTCGACACAAATCAAATCAAGCCTTCAGCCCCCAGGGTCCTGGTCGCCTCCGCCAAGATCACCCACGAGCAGTCCACCCCCTCAAGCCTCACCTTCGACGCAGAGGGCATCGACTCGACCGAAGCCGTAGCCCGCATCTTCTCGACCAGCCCCGTCAAGGAGATCACCCTCAATGGCACCCCCATCGCCTCCGGCCAGTACCAGCAAAGCCCCCAGACCCTGCTCCTCCACTTTCCCAACAGCGCAACTCCTCAGCAAATTCATATCGTCTACCAGTAATTCCACCCCCATTCCCACATCCCGCCGTCTGCTATCCTCAACCTCTCAGACGAAACACGGAGCGAAGCAATGGCAAAAGGCGTCAACAAAGTAATCCTCCTCGGCAACGTCGGCAAAGATCCCGAGATCCGCGCCACGGCCGGCGGCATGCAGGTCGCGAGCTTCACCCTCGCCACCGCCGACCGCCAGAAAGACGCTCAGGGCAACTGGACCGACAAGACCGAATGGCACAACCTCGTCGCCTTCCAGCGCACCGCCGAGATCGTTCGCGACTACGTCAAAAAGGGCACACAGCTCTACATCGAGGGTAAAATCCAGACCCGCTCCTGGGACGACAAGGAGTCCGGCCAGAAGAAGTACCGTACCGAGATCCTCGTCAACGACCTCCAACTCCTCGGCAGCAAGGGTGGCGGAGCCTCCGAAGGAGGAAGCTACGGAGGCGAGACCCGCAACAGCTACTCCAAGCCAAGCTCCACCAGCTACGATCAGCGCCAGCCAGCCACCACCCCCGACTATGGTGATACCGGCATCACCGACGACGACATTCCCTTCTAGACCATTTCCCAATATGGTTCAAACAACGAAAGCCGCACGCTAAAGTGCGGCTTTCGTTGTAGTCAGAGCCCTTTGCGAATGACATTTGCCGATTACACTCTGCATAGCTCCGAACGGTGCAAGGGAGTAGCGCGATGGAAGGCTCTGAATTCGGCGGTCGGCGACACGTTCGGGTTGGCTACAGCGGTGGAACCGTGACGGTACGCTGCAACCTCTCAGGCCCATTCCTGCCCGGTTCCCTCATCGATATCAGCATCAGCGGCTGCCTCATCCTGATGCAGGATCCTCTGCCGGTCACACCATCGCAGGTCATCGAGCTCCACTTCGATCTCAACAGCCTCGCCTTTCGTGTCCTCGGCTTCGTTCGCCACGCCCGCAAGCCAAGACAGATCGGCGTCGAGTTCCATCACCTATCCGAACAGGCCAGGAGCGATCTCGAAGGCTTCATCGACTACTTCGCCCCTGCCGGCGTCAACGTGCTCCAGCCTTAGTTCGCCGAAGGTGCGTCGATATGGTCGACAACGAGCACTGGCACCGGCTCCTTGGCCGCATCGAGCTTCAGTCCAAGCTGCTCCTGGATCGCCGTAAACAATGGCGGTGGTGAATCCTCC
It encodes:
- a CDS encoding 3-keto-disaccharide hydrolase; this encodes MLLRMKKAFVLAALGFSLFVSFASAQTANTLTPKEKADGWRLLFDGKTTDGWRSARGGGFPTTGWAVKDGTITVTETGGEESGNGGDIVTTRVYSDFELSVDFKTSPGANSGIMYFVDLDLMPWKNGHGSPIGFEYQILDDALHPDAKRGKNGDRTVASLYDMIPAAADKPIKPVGEWNTARIVVRGKHGEHWLNGAKVLEYDRDSPEFKAILAESKYHVFPSYGQSASGYLLLQDHGFPVWFRNIKIRETKENTAGE
- a CDS encoding M3 family metallopeptidase is translated as MMGDLGAMQSVEFEPSNPFSAPSALPFQAPAFDRIKDEDYLPAIEAGMEEQRREIRAISESSDSPTFENTIVAMERTGRLFARVMSVFGAVAGANTNDLIQAVQEEIAPKLAAHGDAIYLDAKLFARVDAVFAQRASLGLDAESLRLLEVTHEDFVHAGAKLTDDQKARITKLNEEESTLQNAFATKLLAANKEGAFHTLNREVLAGLSEAQIARAAEVAKERGVEGYVLVLHNTTQQPVLADLTNRETRRAVFEQAWNRTERGGETDTRAIVTRLAALRAEKAALLGKASYAEWKLENQMAKAPGAAGKFLDGLVAEATGKARSEAAEIQALIDAQGGGFELEPWDWEFYAEQVRKARFDLDEAEVKPYFEAYRVLEDGVFFAASGLYGLRFEERKDLPLYHPDMRVFEVFDDAGKTLALFYVDFFKRDNKRGGAWMSEFVGQSKLLGTIPVVYNVCNYPKPAPGDPGLISFDDVITMFHEFGHGLHGILSNVMYPSLAGTSVPRDFVEFPSQFNEHWALYPEVFANYARHYETGAAMPEEMARKLREAEAFNKGYQQTEVLAAAQLDMQWHTLAAGVGVEDPGGFERMALEKKTLALKEIPPRYRSSYFAHIWGGGYAAGYYAYLWSESLEMNAFQWFEEHGGLTRENGQRLREMVLSRGNSEDLEGMYRRWIGKDVVMGAALEGQDLGRAEE
- the cyoE gene encoding heme o synthase, whose protein sequence is MAISATTDQILAKPHTLAADYVALLKPRVSTMVVITAGAGFYLGSLRSGISPFHAGLIQALAGIAIVTAGSSILNQALERRTDGLMRRTADRPMAAGRIGLAHGLILGFLAVFLGSLYLALETNPITGMLTLLTAISYVAIYTPLKRVTVINTFIGAFPGALPPLIGWTAVRGVIEWPAVALFAILFVWQFPHFMAIGWMYRDDYRSAGVRLTPTLPNIRWAARSTVIQALFYAVIMIPVSLWPTALGITGIPYAIAATILSIGYLVYTVRFARITRSPELPSSRVPARELLRFSVIYLPLLLAAMMLNAQGRLLF
- a CDS encoding DUF420 domain-containing protein is translated as MPTQSLPITPSRTPLSIVVGIVGVSAIASLFLAWLVYYHQPSDVAGTQLAFLPALNAVLNTCCTVALLFGLSFIRRRAITLHRNSMFVAFVFSSLFLVSYITNHALHGDAHFHGTGPIRPFYFALLISHILLSVIALPMILITFFFSLTGRFPLHRKIARYTYPIWLYVSVTGVIVYAMLASYR
- a CDS encoding lipocalin family protein — protein: MSTRLGTMLGLIVLLALGQVSHGQTVTAVPMLDLTKFTGNWYEIARLQTKRDKVCDHDSVVLVALGDKKDSLQFVIACQTKKGFTQVRNESGKPAEKTGSGKLKVTTLWPFSRKYWVLAVDPNYDWALVGSPNHKELWVLARAGTMDTGLLANIEGKALAEGFNTAKLIATPQTRRYQIY
- a CDS encoding single-stranded DNA-binding protein, with amino-acid sequence MAKGVNKVILLGNVGKDPEIRATAGGMQVASFTLATADRQKDAQGNWTDKTEWHNLVAFQRTAEIVRDYVKKGTQLYIEGKIQTRSWDDKESGQKKYRTEILVNDLQLLGSKGGGASEGGSYGGETRNSYSKPSSTSYDQRQPATTPDYGDTGITDDDIPF
- a CDS encoding PilZ domain-containing protein, encoding MEGSEFGGRRHVRVGYSGGTVTVRCNLSGPFLPGSLIDISISGCLILMQDPLPVTPSQVIELHFDLNSLAFRVLGFVRHARKPRQIGVEFHHLSEQARSDLEGFIDYFAPAGVNVLQP